In the genome of Tissierellales bacterium, the window TCACCTGAGGGAATACATATAGATGATGCGCATTACAAGGTTTACAAAATGGGTAGCAATGTAGAGAGTCAAAGACAATTTCCAGTTGATATCATAGCGACTGCGGATATAAATGGTAGTAGAGTTAATTGGAAGAGGTCTTTAAATGGAGAGAAGAGGAAAACTACTATAGCTGATGCTAAGGCTATTAGAGATATTGGATATAGCTATCAGAAAATGGTTCGAGAAGGCGATGATAGTTGTATATTGCCATTAGTAGCGTATTATGGAACAGGTCGTCTTTGGATGCAAAAGAAGAGCAAGAAAAGTAAATCTAAAAAGATAGATATAAATAGAACTGTTGGCTATGTTGATTCGCTTGATGTGGCATCTAATGAGAAATTGATGATTAAATGGTTTGAAAAAATGACATATATACAATTGCAAACAGGAGAGACAGTACCAGAACTTGAAGCGGTTAAGAGTGCAATGAGTAAGTGTTATTTGAGCGCAGATGATAGTTTGACTAGTGTGAATTTTATATACGATGTTAATAGTGAAGAGATAGAGATAGTTATGAAGCATAACGATGAACGCCTTGAAAAATTGCCTATGAAATCATTAAGTGATGGGATAAAAGGTGTTTTAAGTATGGTTGCAGATATAGCGTATAGGATGGCTATATTGAATCCACAGCTTTTAGGTGATGTTTTGAAAACACCAGGAATTGTCTTGATAGATGAGGTGGATATGCATTTGCACCCAGAGTGGCAGAAGAAAATAATATCTGATTTGACATCTATTTTCAAAGAAGTTCAGTTTGTGTTTACAACTCATTCACCGAGTATAGTTGCAAATGTTCCGAAGGAGAATATTTGGATTTTAGATGAACATAAACTATATAGACCATCAAACAATACTTATGGACGTGATGTAGGAAGTATACTAGCGGAGATAATGGCTTCTGATGTAAGACCTTCTGAAGTGAAGAAGTTGATTGAAAACTTTTATTTAGCAATAGATGATTCTGATATAGATAAAGCGGGAACAATACTAGGAAAAATGAGAGATATACTTGGGGATCATGATTCGGATGTAGTTAAGGCGCAGGTATATCTAGATTTTGAGGGCATGT includes:
- a CDS encoding AAA family ATPase, giving the protein MKIKDIEMRNFRCFEELKVNLDDDYTVFIGINGSGKSTILDAISLAMGSYLSGFDNISPEGIHIDDAHYKVYKMGSNVESQRQFPVDIIATADINGSRVNWKRSLNGEKRKTTIADAKAIRDIGYSYQKMVREGDDSCILPLVAYYGTGRLWMQKKSKKSKSKKIDINRTVGYVDSLDVASNEKLMIKWFEKMTYIQLQTGETVPELEAVKSAMSKCYLSADDSLTSVNFIYDVNSEEIEIVMKHNDERLEKLPMKSLSDGIKGVLSMVADIAYRMAILNPQLLGDVLKTPGIVLIDEVDMHLHPEWQKKIISDLTSIFKEVQFVFTTHSPSIVANVPKENIWILDEHKLYRPSNNTYGRDVGSILAEIMASDVRPSEVKKLIENFYLAIDDSDIDKAGTILGKMRDILGDHDSDVVKAQVYLDFEGM